Genomic DNA from Acidisoma sp. PAMC 29798:
GCTTTCTCCATATTCGAGAATCCTAAGAGAGGTGAACGAAAATGTGGTGACCACCTACCTTATGCCTGGGCTGGACGCCGATGGATTTTCGCAAGTCCTTGGAGATCAAGGGAAGCGGTTCGACGATCAGGAGATTGAGGAGCTGCGATCGGCCGTGGGTGGACATTATTTATCCACGGTGTTTCTGCGCAGACTTCTTCAGGCTGGCAGGAATTTAGAATTACAAGACATCAAGTTGCGCGGCGCAGCGGGTGCGCGAAAGTGGCTTGTGGGCGAGGTCATAAAAAACTTAGGAACTGACGAGAGGACTGTTTTAAGCTGTGTATCAGTTTTCGATTATGGATTCGATCTAAATGAGGCCCAGATTGTGGTGGGCGAGCGGGTGTTTTCTCCGCTTGTCAGCTTGGACATCCTTTCCAATGCAGGTGTGACGAGATTTGATGGAGTCGCGTTTTATCTTCACGAGACGGTCCAGCCGTTGGTTTATGCAACGTTAGCCGATGATGCCCGACGTCTGCTGCATAAGAAGCTAGAAGCCCACTATAGGGAATGTCTTGAGAAGCAGGGAAGCAAAGAGGAGGGCTATCCTTCTGACAAGATCATGAAGTGGGGGCAGCATGTCGAGAAATTGGCAGATTGTGGTTTTTATCGTGAGCGTCCGGTGAGCTGGTTTTGTCTAGGTGCAAAATTAGCACAAGTTACGTCACAGATGATTCATTTGTGACGTGACAGGGTACGAATGGCCAAGGTTGAGATCCTGACGGGCGCCGAGCGACAACGTCGATGGTCGACAGAACTGAAGCTTTCGATATTGCAGGAAGCATTTTGCGCAGATGGCACCGTTTCGGATGTTGCGCGCCGGCACGACGTTCTTCCGCAGCAGATATACGCATGGCGAAGGAAGTTCTCGCGGCCCAAATTAAAGTCTCCGGAAATCGCATCGTTTATCCCCGTTTCGCTCATCGGAGCGTCGGAAAGCTCCAGCGAGGGCTCTAAGCGAAGTGGTGGCCGGTCGAGATGCAAAGACGTTGAGATCGTCCTGAAGAATGGTCGCCTACTCAGAATTGCAGCGGACATGGATCTCGAGGTGCTGTCGTCGCTGGTTGCTTGTGTGGAGGCAGCATGATCGGACTTTCTGGGAATGTGCCGGTTTATCTGGCCTGCGGCGTGACCGATATGCGGCGTGGCATTGATGGGCTTTCTGCGATGGTCAAGGCGGTGATGAATGAAGCGCCGGGGTCCGGCGCCGTCTTTGGCTTCCGCGGGAAACGTGCTGATCGGATCAAGCTTTTGTGGTGGGATGGCCAAGGCTTCTGCCTGTTCTACAAGGTTCTTGAGCGTGGATATTTTCCTTGGCCGACGGCTAAAGACGGCGTTGCCCATCTGACGCAGGCTCAGATGTCCATGCTTATTGAAGGGATCGATTGGCGTCGTCCGGCATGGACTTCGGCTCCCGCTCGAACCGGATGAAGCCTTATTTGCGGGGAAATCCAGCCAAAATACTGGTACTCCAAGTGCAAATCGGCTAGGTTTGCGGGCATGGAAACGACGCCGCTGGACAGTCAGCCCGAGCTATTAGCATTGCGCATGCTCGTCGCTGATCTGGCGGCGAAACTCAGCGAGCAAGAAGCTGAAGTCAGCAAGCGCGACTCAAT
This window encodes:
- the tnpA gene encoding IS66-like element accessory protein TnpA; this translates as MAKVEILTGAERQRRWSTELKLSILQEAFCADGTVSDVARRHDVLPQQIYAWRRKFSRPKLKSPEIASFIPVSLIGASESSSEGSKRSGGRSRCKDVEIVLKNGRLLRIAADMDLEVLSSLVACVEAA
- the tnpB gene encoding IS66 family insertion sequence element accessory protein TnpB (TnpB, as the term is used for proteins encoded by IS66 family insertion elements, is considered an accessory protein, since TnpC, encoded by a neighboring gene, is a DDE family transposase.), with the protein product MIGLSGNVPVYLACGVTDMRRGIDGLSAMVKAVMNEAPGSGAVFGFRGKRADRIKLLWWDGQGFCLFYKVLERGYFPWPTAKDGVAHLTQAQMSMLIEGIDWRRPAWTSAPARTG